The following are from one region of the Chloracidobacterium sp. genome:
- the thrC gene encoding threonine synthase has protein sequence MQYFSTNRISRPVSFREAVLTGQPDDKGLYFPDAIPYIDEDLLVQFKKMSNGEVAFEVIRPYVGDEIPDDTLRQICIETVDFPFPLVEISEQISVLELFHGPTLAFKDVGARFMSRCLKYFSKDSGRKTVVIVATSGDTGGAVANGFHNVDGVEVVILYPKGKVSKVQELQLTTLGGNVITMEIRGDFDDCQKLAKQALADEELKARVSLTSANSINVGRWLPQQFYYFFAVTNIDGEPPVISVPSGNFGNLAAGMLANASGLAVGKFIAACNANDVIPRYFETGTLMPRPSVATISNAMDVGDPSNFVRVEELADHNVERLRESLEAVSISDEETIETMRRVYADHGYVLDPHGAVAYAALYRHLSKRPELKGIILETAHPVKFETVHEVLGTYGSVPSSIAALENREKVSIEMDADYDALRSVLLERVV, from the coding sequence ATGCAATACTTTAGCACAAACCGCATTTCTCGCCCGGTCTCGTTCCGCGAGGCTGTTTTGACCGGTCAGCCGGACGACAAAGGGCTTTATTTTCCGGACGCCATTCCTTACATCGACGAGGATCTCCTCGTACAGTTCAAAAAGATGAGCAATGGCGAGGTCGCTTTCGAGGTGATCCGGCCATACGTCGGCGACGAGATACCCGACGACACTCTGCGGCAGATCTGCATCGAGACCGTCGATTTCCCTTTTCCGCTTGTGGAAATCTCGGAACAGATCTCCGTGTTGGAGCTCTTTCACGGTCCGACACTTGCGTTCAAGGACGTTGGGGCTCGGTTCATGAGCCGCTGTTTGAAGTACTTTTCAAAAGATAGCGGCCGAAAAACGGTAGTGATCGTCGCAACTTCCGGTGATACCGGCGGGGCGGTAGCAAACGGATTTCATAACGTCGATGGCGTGGAGGTAGTGATCCTCTATCCGAAAGGGAAGGTCAGCAAGGTTCAGGAGCTTCAGTTGACTACGTTAGGCGGCAATGTAATTACAATGGAGATACGCGGGGATTTCGACGATTGCCAAAAATTAGCTAAACAAGCTCTTGCCGATGAAGAGCTTAAGGCGAGAGTGTCTCTCACCTCGGCTAATTCGATAAATGTGGGCAGGTGGCTTCCACAGCAGTTCTACTATTTTTTTGCGGTAACCAATATTGATGGTGAGCCGCCTGTGATCTCGGTCCCGAGCGGCAATTTTGGCAATCTCGCCGCGGGTATGCTCGCGAATGCGTCGGGCCTGGCGGTTGGCAAATTCATCGCCGCCTGTAATGCAAATGATGTGATCCCGCGATATTTTGAAACGGGCACGCTCATGCCTCGACCTTCGGTCGCGACGATCTCGAACGCGATGGATGTTGGTGATCCGAGTAATTTTGTGAGGGTCGAAGAGTTGGCGGATCACAACGTCGAAAGGCTTCGCGAAAGCCTCGAAGCGGTGAGCATCTCAGATGAAGAGACCATTGAGACGATGCGTCGTGTCTATGCCGATCACGGTTATGTCTTGGACCCGCATGGCGCGGTTGCATACGCAGCTCTTTACAGGCATCTTTCAAAACGTCCTGAGCTGAAGGGCATAATTCTCGAAACTGCCCATCCGGTTAAATTCGAAACGGTTCACGAAGTCCTTGGAACATACGGCAGTGTTCCGTCGTCGATCGCCGCTCTTGAAAACCGAGAAAAGGTCAGTATCGAAATGGATGCTGATTACGACGCGCTTCGATCGGTATTGTTAGAAAGGGTCGTTTAA
- the thrA gene encoding bifunctional aspartate kinase/homoserine dehydrogenase I, whose amino-acid sequence MKVMKFGGSSVANAETIEKVIKIIGRSAAEDRCIVVLSAFHGTTDALIDTGRLAESGDDGFIERINEIEKNHNEVMLGLFPEYIPAPLDEFVESTIAELESICEGVLRIRELSKKTLERILSFGEIVSSKIISEKLRDAGIDNQWKDARELIVTDSSYGHAGVDLESTYARIREFLVSSESRVIVVPGFIARDAAGSTTTLGRGGSDYTGAIFAAAADAEILEIWTDVSGMMSADPRFVRNVRQIPNINYREAMELSHFGAKVIYPPTIQPVMAKRIPVWIKNTFAPEDPGTLIEAETADAGSIVRGISSIDQIAVLSLEGSGMVGIPGFSKRLFEALSRAQINVILITQSSSEHSICVAIDDKFAKQAKYVVDQEFENEITVGKIDPLGVETGFSILALVGDNMKAHTGVSGRMFATLGHNGINIHAIAQGSSERNISAIIDSVDVRKAVNSLHEEFFSDGTKQINLFIAGVGTVGKRLLDQIGSQHRYIADDLRLNLRVIGIANSKQGLFADEGIDVSDFVSQLADAPQMTIAEFTDRIPKLNLRNSIFVDVTASPAVVETYPKLLERSISIIACNKIAASSEYNEYIHLKDLAREFNANFLFETNVGAGLPVINTLNDLTRSGDRVMRIEAVLSGTLNFVFNNYDGTRKFAEIVRQAQNEGYTEPDPRLDLNGTDVARKILILARESKNVLEMGDIENRSFLPAACLDGTVDDFYRELERNEGHFLSLIESARSHGKRLKYIATLDAGKASVGLEEIGSEHNFANLSGKDNAVLFYTKRYSEQPLVIRGAGAGADVTAAGVFADIIRASRS is encoded by the coding sequence ATGAAAGTCATGAAGTTTGGCGGGTCATCCGTGGCGAACGCCGAGACTATCGAAAAGGTGATCAAGATCATCGGTCGATCAGCGGCGGAGGACAGGTGCATTGTCGTTCTTTCAGCATTTCACGGCACGACGGACGCGCTGATCGACACAGGCCGGCTTGCAGAATCGGGTGACGACGGCTTCATCGAGAGGATCAACGAGATCGAAAAAAATCACAATGAGGTAATGCTTGGCCTATTTCCCGAGTACATTCCGGCTCCGCTTGATGAGTTTGTAGAATCGACGATCGCCGAGCTTGAGAGCATCTGTGAAGGCGTTTTGCGTATACGCGAACTCTCGAAAAAAACGCTCGAGCGGATCCTCAGTTTTGGCGAGATCGTCTCATCGAAAATAATATCCGAGAAATTACGTGATGCAGGCATCGACAATCAGTGGAAAGATGCCCGTGAACTGATCGTAACCGATTCTTCTTACGGCCATGCCGGGGTCGATCTCGAGTCAACATACGCTCGCATTCGCGAATTCTTAGTGTCTTCAGAAAGCCGCGTTATAGTCGTTCCGGGGTTTATCGCGCGTGATGCCGCCGGCTCAACTACGACCCTTGGCCGCGGAGGATCCGACTATACCGGTGCGATATTTGCCGCAGCGGCCGATGCCGAAATTCTGGAGATATGGACCGACGTCAGCGGGATGATGTCAGCCGATCCGCGGTTCGTCAGGAACGTCAGACAGATCCCGAACATAAACTATCGCGAAGCGATGGAGCTATCACATTTCGGTGCCAAGGTCATCTACCCGCCGACCATACAGCCGGTCATGGCAAAACGCATACCGGTGTGGATAAAGAACACATTCGCCCCGGAAGACCCGGGAACGCTGATAGAGGCTGAGACGGCTGACGCCGGCAGCATCGTCCGCGGTATATCCAGCATCGACCAGATCGCCGTGCTTAGCCTGGAAGGAAGCGGAATGGTCGGCATCCCCGGATTTTCAAAGCGGCTCTTCGAAGCTCTGTCTCGCGCCCAGATAAACGTCATTCTGATCACACAAAGCTCATCCGAACATTCGATCTGCGTTGCGATAGACGATAAATTTGCGAAGCAGGCCAAGTATGTTGTCGATCAAGAATTCGAGAACGAGATAACGGTCGGCAAGATCGATCCGCTCGGTGTCGAAACAGGTTTCTCGATCCTTGCCTTGGTCGGCGACAATATGAAGGCGCACACCGGTGTCAGTGGACGAATGTTCGCTACGCTCGGCCACAACGGCATAAATATTCACGCGATCGCGCAGGGTTCATCAGAGCGGAACATATCTGCGATCATCGACTCGGTCGATGTAAGAAAGGCAGTCAATTCGCTCCATGAAGAGTTCTTTTCGGACGGGACCAAACAAATAAACCTGTTCATTGCCGGTGTCGGCACCGTGGGCAAACGTTTGCTAGATCAGATCGGTTCCCAACATCGATATATCGCTGACGACCTGAGGCTGAACCTTCGCGTTATCGGCATTGCGAACAGCAAGCAGGGCTTGTTTGCTGACGAGGGCATCGATGTTTCCGATTTTGTTTCGCAGCTAGCCGATGCACCGCAGATGACGATAGCAGAATTCACGGACCGGATACCCAAGCTCAATCTGCGAAACTCGATCTTCGTCGATGTGACTGCCAGTCCGGCGGTTGTCGAGACCTACCCGAAACTGCTCGAACGAAGTATCTCGATCATCGCGTGCAACAAGATCGCCGCCTCATCAGAATACAATGAGTATATTCACTTAAAGGACCTTGCCCGCGAGTTCAACGCAAATTTCCTTTTTGAGACCAATGTTGGTGCCGGGCTCCCGGTTATCAACACCCTTAACGATCTGACCCGCAGCGGCGACCGCGTAATGCGCATTGAAGCCGTATTGAGCGGGACGCTCAACTTTGTTTTTAACAATTACGACGGCACTCGAAAATTTGCAGAGATCGTCAGGCAGGCTCAAAACGAAGGCTACACCGAACCTGACCCTCGGCTTGACCTAAACGGAACCGATGTCGCTCGAAAAATACTGATACTTGCCCGCGAGTCTAAGAACGTTCTGGAAATGGGCGATATCGAGAACCGAAGCTTTCTGCCCGCGGCTTGTCTCGATGGAACAGTTGACGATTTCTATCGTGAACTCGAACGTAACGAAGGTCATTTTCTCAGCTTGATCGAAAGTGCAAGATCACACGGTAAAAGACTGAAATACATCGCAACGCTCGATGCGGGCAAGGCGAGCGTCGGCCTTGAAGAGATCGGCTCTGAACACAATTTTGCGAACCTTTCGGGAAAGGACAACGCCGTGCTTTTCTACACCAAGCGATATTCGGAACAG